TGCCCCAAGAAAAGACAGTACTTTCGGTCAATGGGCGACGGCAATTCCAATCAATCGGGACAACTTACCAGCAAGGGAGCGCGCGTTGTCGCCCTCGCAAACACCAACGTGCGCAGCGTGTGCAGAGATTACAACAGTGGAACGTGCAACAATGTCGAAGAAGCATGCAAGTTTGCCCACACGTGTAGCTGCTGTGGCGGACAACACGCAGCCCTTGTGTGTGAGTCAAAGAGACAGTAAATGCGACGGGGGCGCCTCAGTAATTAAGGACAGTAATTTTAGAATTAATGTCAGAGTTTCGTTTTCTGTTGCGATCTCACCCCAATGCACGGTGGGTTGACTGGTTATTAGAGAACTTAGAGCAAGGGTTTAGAATAGGTTGTAAGGACGACACGCTACATTACTCAGCACGTAACCTTCAGTCGGCAATTCAGCATCCAGACGTCGTCTCGGCAGCATTGGCAGCACAGTGTGATAAAGGTTTTCTCTCCGGGCCACACGACCATCCCCACTAGCTAATTTCGTTTCATCTGGCTTGGGTGTGGTGCCCAAGAAGGACGGGTCTTGGTGACTTATCTGTCATCTGTCGGCACCCATGGGCAAAAGTGTGAATGATGCAATCGACAAATCCGGTGTTACCATGAAATACCCATCAGTGGACACGACCATTGCTATGATTGAGACGTTTCTATTATCCCGTACATGATCAAAATTGACTTCAAGAACGTGTTTCGTCATTGTCGTGTCCATCCAGACGATTGGCATCTGTTGGGTTACGCGTGGCGGGGCAGCTATTACTACCACAGGAGGTTGCCGTTTGGTTTGCGGTCGTCCTCGTGCTTGTTTAACCAAATGGCAGATGCAGTAGAGTGGATTCTGCATGTCAAGTTCGGTATCCGACACGTCATTCATTACCTGGATGATTTTCTCATATTAGCTTCCACGAGTAAGAAGGGTAAAAAAATATTAGACACCACCGTGGCGATGCTCCAGCGTCTGGGTATGGAGTGGGCACCCGAGAAGGTGGAAGGACCAGCAAAAATTTTGACTTTTTTAGGTATAAAGATTGACTCACGCAATAAGGTACTACGCCTTCCGCAGTCCAAACGGGAAGATCTCGAAGCCGAGCTGCAGCAATGGTGCTTACGTAAGAAGTGCACAAAATGCCAGTTACTTTCACTGATCGGCAAGCACTCTCGTTTGCTGGGAAGGTCCTACCGGCAGGGCAAATATTTATTAGAAGATTAATCGATTTAGCAACAACTGTGAAAACATTTAGTCATCAGGTAAACTTGTCACAGGACACTCGCGCTCACATCCAGTGGTGGCAACGCGTACTTCCGTCGTGGCCAGAGAAGTCGTACTTCCTTACTACTTCGTGGTAGCTGTCTCCAGAGATGCAGCTGATTACTGACGCGGCAGGGTCACATGCTTTTGGGGTCTGCTGGAACAGACAGTGGCTGTGCGGGCGCTGGCTGGAGCAACACCAGCAGAAGTCGTTTTCGATCATGTGGAAAGAGCTGTACGCTATTGTTATCGCGGCAGCTACCTGCGGGTCTAAATGGACCGGAAAACGTTTGCTTTCCACTGTGACAACCATGCGGTAGTTGATATTTGGTGGAAAAAGACcataaagacaaacacctcATGCAGCTCGTACGTTCACTGTACTTTATAGCAGCTAGAGGAAACGTTACTGTCTCAGTCTCGCATATTCACGGCGTGAATAATACATTGGCTGATGCATTGTCTCGTGGACAGGTGGAGAAGTTCAACGCCCTAGCTCCACTGGCAGATCCGGAACCAACACCGCTACCACCCAATTGGGAATCGCTCTGGACCACAACATTTGGCAGTTTCAACGTGCAGCAATAGCCCCGTCAACGCGGGCAGATTACGCTACGGTATGAGACAATTTAACAACTTTTGCCAAAAGCTGGGGATATCTCCCATGACGGCTTCAGAGACCACACTTTCAAGATTCGCATCGTTCAGCGCAAGGGCAGTTGGAGCGGAGACTATCAGGATGTATTTATCGGCAGTGCGTCACTTTCACATCCAGGAAGAGTACGTCGACCCGCTCCAAACGACACCTCGTTTGCAGTTCGTTCTCCGCAGCATACGGAGATCACAAAAGACTTCCCACAATAGACCACTTCGACGCCCGATCACGTTGCCAGTTCTTAGGAGTTTGAAGACGTCCCTGCACCTATGGCCTCAGCTGTGCCGCAGAGATAAGTTAATGTATTGGGAAGCATTCACAACAGCTTTCTTCGGTTTCATGCGGGTCTCACAATTTACAGCAGCAAGCGACACGTCCTTCAACGAGCAGACATTACGAGGAAAAAAAGTTCAGTTTAAGGAGGACATGGTAGTGCTCCACTTACGAATGTCCAAGTCAGACCCTTTTCATCACGACTGCAATGTAGTACTGGCTCCCACAGGGGGTCCCGTGTGCCCTGTACATGCTCTCAAACAGTATTTGGCAGTCCGGTGGATGGACGTTGGCTTACTGCTCTTCTGCTTCCAGTCAGAAGCATTTCTGTcgagagacagactttctttTCAACTGCGATCTTTACTGGATAACGTGGGTATAGAATCGAGCTCATACACCTCGCACAGTTTTCGAATTGGAGCAGCTTCTAGTGCAGCGGCACCTGGATTACCAGAGCATTTGATCCAAAGGATGGGCCGTTGGACCTCTGAGTGCTTCAAGACGTATGTGAGATCGAATATTCAAGTGTTGCAGTCTGCGGTGTGTCGCATGAGTGAGCGAAAATAGTAGATAGAAATAAATTGgcagttgttttgtgttgcatttggttCATGTTTCTATCTTGCGTGGTGCCGCGATGGACCAACGCATGCTGACACTTGCTTGGGAGGGTGTTTGGGGGGGGCAGCCTCACTGGGACCGCAGAGCAAGAGGCATGCCGCCAGGGTACGGGCGTACCATTGACAACCAGTGGTATTTCTGGGAACGAGGCTATTGTTAGGTATGGTGGCAGCTGCCAGGCGGCAGCGGGTCCTTCGTGCTGTCAGGCAACAGTGGCAGGCTGCGGTCCTGCATGCCCAGCGTTGGGTGGCGCTAAGCATAGATCAGCTTCGATAACCGGAAGCTGTCCCCCAATTAACCCCACTGGTGCCTTGCAACACGTCGAGGAGAATTAATTGCAATTAAGGCAACGTCTTTGCATACATTTCAgtgatttcagtctttgttgCTTCAGACAAGTGGCCAAAGTCAAGAGATTGCCATAAAGAAATGCATAATATGAAATGCAGGAGGCCGTCAGTTTCCACAATAGCACGACTGATGATGAAGCTTCAAGTGCAGTTTCTGTTCAGCTGTGTTTGTCGCATCTTAGTTTagaattgctgcatcaaattctgcacttgtatgaagacagagactttCCAAGTGTTAGCAGACTGCTTGCCGTAGAATACATGTGTTTGATCGAAGGACACTGGTTTGCAATCGCCAAGCATTACATGAACTGCATGCTTCTCAAATCATTGTAAGTAGAGAGTTAGAGCTAATGACTGTGAGACTCTGCTAGGGTAATAACAAAGCAAGTCTTCACGCCTAATTCCGAACTCATAAAATAGCAAAGACCCAATAACCACTCTCTCCCAGCCCTCTCACGTGCTCTCCCGCCACATCACGTGCAAAAAAGCACTGCACACCATGGAGAACCAAATCTGCAGTGCAatcatgttacacacacacttcctACCATCACAGACACTTGCCAATCCTCCCATgtacaaacaacagtttgaatgtcatcacaaaatatgttacatacaaacaaacttacattagttgttgctgctttgttgcactttgattCAATGAGACGTTGTACTACAGGTAAACGACCATCAAGACATGCCCTGAAAAATGGTGTGTAGCCCCactaaacaatttgaaacaataactacaagtcaGCAAAAGTAATGTTAACAGTAAAACCTC
The sequence above is drawn from the Corticium candelabrum chromosome 8, ooCorCand1.1, whole genome shotgun sequence genome and encodes:
- the LOC134182927 gene encoding uncharacterized protein LOC134182927, which codes for MTASETTLSRFASFSARAVGAETIRMYLSAVRHFHIQEEYVDPLQTTPRLQFVLRSIRRSQKTSHNRPLRRPITLPVLRSLKTSLHLWPQLCRRDKLMYWEAFTTAFFGFMRVSQFTAASDTSFNEQTLRGKKVQFKEDMVVLHLRMSKSDPFHHDCNVVLAPTGGPVCPVHALKQYLAVRWMDVGLLLFCFQSEAFLSRDRLSFQLRSLLDNVGIESSSYTSHSFRIGAASSAAAPGLPEHLIQRMGRWTSECFKTYVRSNIQVLQSAVCRMSERK